The Clostridiaceae bacterium HFYG-1003 genome includes a window with the following:
- a CDS encoding hemolysin family protein: MNPNTAWQLILLVVLISFSAFFSACETALTSVNRIRFRHLAKDQVPNAAKVLKLLEDPNRLLGAILVGNNIVNIGASALATSLALETFGSAGVGIATGLMTLLVLIFGEITPKSWAVQHAEKFSLRIAPVVSLLIRLTHPILIFLLFITNFLIRLMGSGHPQKSVITTEELRSMIDFSHEEGILESKERTMIHNVLEFGDLPIRNVMTPRTDLIALEDTASLDELKETFRVRQFSKIPIYSGNLDHIIGIVSIKRLLFQDDLAQDFSVTRYMSDPIFTYEFMQVRDLFAEFQASPTSLAIVLDEYGGTVGMVTMEDLIEEIFGELDDSTAGSGLEFIRQAGDGYLVGGSTRIDEINPLLGLSILDVDFDTIAGFLLEQLGHIPSVGEQIVHGGYLFQIKGLRGKRITEILITPVRKS, from the coding sequence ATGAATCCAAATACTGCATGGCAACTGATTCTGCTGGTCGTTCTCATTTCCTTTTCTGCTTTCTTCTCAGCCTGTGAAACCGCTCTGACTTCCGTAAACCGGATCCGGTTTCGACATCTGGCAAAGGATCAGGTTCCCAACGCAGCCAAAGTCCTGAAACTGCTGGAGGATCCCAATCGTCTGCTCGGCGCGATTTTAGTGGGAAACAACATCGTAAATATTGGAGCTTCCGCTCTGGCTACTTCGCTTGCCTTGGAAACCTTTGGCAGTGCGGGGGTAGGAATCGCCACCGGCCTGATGACGCTGCTGGTTCTGATTTTCGGAGAGATTACACCCAAGTCGTGGGCTGTCCAGCATGCGGAGAAATTCTCACTTCGAATTGCTCCGGTTGTCAGTCTCCTCATCCGTCTGACTCATCCCATCCTGATCTTCTTGCTGTTCATCACGAATTTTCTGATCCGCCTGATGGGAAGCGGCCATCCGCAAAAAAGTGTGATCACAACCGAAGAGCTGCGCAGCATGATCGACTTTAGCCATGAGGAAGGGATTCTCGAGAGCAAAGAGAGGACCATGATCCACAATGTGTTGGAGTTTGGCGATCTACCGATCCGGAATGTTATGACACCTCGAACCGATTTGATTGCTCTGGAGGATACCGCCAGTCTGGATGAGCTGAAAGAAACGTTCCGGGTTCGCCAGTTTTCCAAAATTCCGATCTATTCCGGGAACCTGGATCACATCATCGGCATCGTCAGCATCAAGCGGCTGCTCTTCCAGGATGATCTGGCACAGGATTTCAGTGTAACCCGCTACATGAGCGACCCCATATTTACCTATGAGTTTATGCAGGTGCGGGACTTGTTCGCTGAATTCCAGGCCAGCCCTACAAGTCTGGCCATTGTACTTGATGAATACGGTGGTACCGTCGGCATGGTTACGATGGAAGATCTGATCGAAGAAATTTTCGGAGAACTGGATGATTCAACTGCCGGCAGTGGACTGGAATTCATCCGGCAGGCAGGGGATGGCTATCTGGTGGGCGGCAGCACCCGGATCGATGAAATCAATCCCTTACTGGGATTGTCGATTCTGGATGTTGATTTTGATACCATCGCGGGATTTCTGCTGGAACAGCTGGGTCATATTCCTTCGGTGGGAGAACAGATCGTTCACGGAGGTTACCTGTTTCAGATCAAGGGTCTGCGGGGCAAACGAATCACCGAAATTCTCATCACACCGGTCCGAAAGTCTTAA
- a CDS encoding biotin--[acetyl-CoA-carboxylase] ligase, translated as MKKEKILELLKQSNDYVSGQSLAHQLGVSRNTVWKAIKALEEDGYEIESQTNRGYRLKELTSQLSALELTQLAPWLKDRLILHPTIGSTNTWLKENQDNLPDRTIVLTSDQTGGRGRQGRSFYSSGGSGIYLSVLYRGANLPDPGFITLAAGLAVVELLEKSGFDPSIKWVNDVFLGQHKVCGILTEGELELESGQMKYLILGIGLNVNHSSFPPELESIATSLALQSGHRFNLNHLTVSLISILDRMMPQISLSLDPAIFRQNTDSLVEQFNRHLYAKGEEVTLSGGSQTLITGRLIGIDSQGRLILETVSGQKAFPYGEYRLTGTAPDPQQN; from the coding sequence ATGAAAAAAGAAAAAATACTGGAATTATTAAAACAATCGAATGATTATGTTTCCGGACAGAGTCTGGCTCACCAGCTGGGTGTAAGCCGCAATACCGTCTGGAAAGCCATCAAGGCCCTGGAGGAAGACGGTTATGAGATCGAATCTCAGACGAACCGGGGTTATCGCCTGAAGGAACTGACCAGTCAGCTCAGTGCGCTGGAACTGACTCAACTTGCCCCCTGGCTGAAGGATCGACTGATTCTTCATCCTACCATTGGTTCTACGAATACCTGGCTGAAAGAAAATCAGGACAATCTGCCTGACAGAACCATTGTTCTGACCAGCGATCAGACCGGCGGCCGCGGCCGCCAGGGCCGCAGCTTTTATTCCAGCGGCGGCAGCGGCATCTATCTGAGCGTACTCTATCGCGGAGCCAACCTGCCTGATCCGGGTTTTATCACTCTGGCAGCGGGTCTGGCAGTTGTCGAACTTCTTGAAAAATCTGGGTTTGACCCTTCCATTAAATGGGTCAACGATGTATTTCTGGGTCAGCATAAAGTCTGCGGCATCCTGACCGAAGGTGAACTGGAACTGGAGAGTGGTCAGATGAAATACCTGATCCTGGGGATCGGTCTTAACGTCAATCACTCTTCGTTTCCACCGGAACTGGAATCCATTGCCACTTCCCTGGCGCTCCAGTCCGGTCATCGGTTTAATCTGAACCATTTGACCGTTTCTCTGATATCGATCCTGGATCGGATGATGCCCCAAATCAGTCTTTCCCTGGATCCAGCGATTTTCCGTCAGAATACGGACAGCCTGGTGGAACAGTTCAATCGCCATCTGTATGCCAAAGGGGAGGAAGTCACCCTGTCCGGAGGCAGTCAGACCCTCATTACCGGACGCTTGATCGGAATTGATTCCCAAGGCCGCCTGATACTTGAAACCGTGTCCGGTCAAAAAGCATTTCCCTATGGCGAATATCGCCTGACCGGAACTGCTCCAGACCCGCAACAAAATTAA
- a CDS encoding biotin transporter BioY, which yields MQQTFSKKLTTRELVLIPLFSALICIGAFIKIPIGLVPVSLQTIFVLLAGILLGAKRGALAVLLYVLLGLSGLPVFTSGGGPQYILHPTFGYLLGMILAAFAAGWIAQMTRRKNGFILFGAALLGLLLIYSFGVAWLYLIKNIYMGGNVAWVPLMKAGALVFLPADTVWCALAALVGKRLAVLSNQLAAR from the coding sequence ATGCAACAGACCTTTTCGAAAAAACTGACCACCCGAGAACTTGTTCTGATCCCATTATTCAGCGCTCTGATCTGTATCGGCGCCTTCATCAAAATACCCATCGGACTCGTGCCGGTGAGCCTGCAGACCATTTTTGTTCTGCTGGCCGGCATCCTCCTGGGCGCGAAACGCGGTGCTCTGGCCGTTCTGCTTTATGTCCTGCTGGGCCTGTCCGGCCTCCCTGTGTTTACTTCCGGAGGCGGACCTCAGTATATCCTGCACCCCACGTTCGGCTACCTGCTCGGAATGATTCTGGCCGCCTTTGCAGCCGGCTGGATCGCCCAGATGACACGACGTAAAAACGGGTTCATTCTGTTTGGAGCAGCCCTGCTTGGACTGCTGCTTATTTACAGTTTCGGTGTTGCCTGGCTCTACCTGATCAAAAATATATACATGGGCGGCAATGTTGCCTGGGTTCCATTGATGAAGGCTGGTGCACTGGTGTTTCTTCCAGCGGACACAGTCTGGTGCGCACTCGCCGCCCTGGTCGGCAAGCGTCTGGCAGTCCTGTCAAATCAGCTGGCAGCAAGATAA